The genomic stretch TCCACTTGATTTGTACTGCCGACGGTGGCATCCCGGTGTGGTTTACAGTCGGCAGCGGCAATGAGCCCGACGGTCAGACGTTTGCAGGGCTGATGACAGCGTTTGCCGAGCAGTGGGAGACGCCTGCCCTGCTGGTGGCTGACACAGTCTTCTATAGCGAACCTAACCTGCAGACGGTGGGGCGTTTGCCGTGGCTGAGTCGGGTACCTGTGACTCTCAAGAGCGCTCAAACTCTAGTCGATAGTAGCCTTGAGTCGTTGATTGAGATGCCCTGTACACTGGAAGGCTATCGACTGTGGGAGCAACGACAGACCTACGGCGGGGTGGAGCAGCGCTGGGTGCTG from Leptolyngbya sp. CCY15150 encodes the following:
- a CDS encoding IS1634 family transposase, with protein sequence MDSTSFALDGEYPSAKRADVELEADLEVPQAIEICRGYSRDHRPDLKQFLVHLICTADGGIPVWFTVGSGNEPDGQTFAGLMTAFAEQWETPALLVADTVFYSEPNLQTVGRLPWLSRVPVTLKSAQTLVDSSLESLIEMPCTLEGYRLWEQRQTYGGVEQRWVL